Proteins co-encoded in one Flavobacteriaceae bacterium MAR_2009_75 genomic window:
- a CDS encoding oxygen-independent coproporphyrinogen-3 oxidase has translation MCQLIQKYNVAGPRYTSYPTVPYWNIKDFSGLKWECSVIKSFQESEAEGISLYVHLPFCSSLCTFCGCHKRITNRHEVEVPYIKSVLKEWTMYRDLLGKRPKIKQLHLGGGTPTFFSVENLQLLINGIFRIADRANDYEFSFEGHPNSTTKEQLQALYDLGFRRVSYGVQDYNLTVQMAINRIQPFINVRQASQWAREIGYTSLGHDIIFGLPHQTKEHVEDTILKTQDLQPDRIAFYSYAHTPWLKGNGQRGYKESDLPTGEIKRQQYELGKAILLNNGYFEIGMDHFSLPTDSLYKALESGSLHRNFMGYTNTATQLLIGLGASSIGDSWFGFAQNVKGIDEYQHLVDNDIIPIFRGHILTDEDQIIRKHILNLMCRFKTYWSPTEDEFFANRLKDLKEMVYDGLVEVLDRQLRVTEKGRPFVRNVCMAFDLHLQRKAPETRLFSMTV, from the coding sequence ATGTGTCAACTTATTCAAAAATACAATGTGGCAGGTCCTAGATATACCAGCTACCCTACTGTGCCGTATTGGAACATCAAAGATTTCTCTGGGCTAAAATGGGAATGCAGTGTCATTAAAAGCTTTCAGGAAAGTGAAGCTGAAGGCATTAGCTTATATGTTCATCTGCCCTTCTGTAGCAGCCTTTGTACGTTTTGCGGTTGTCATAAACGAATTACAAACAGACATGAGGTAGAGGTACCTTACATTAAATCTGTTTTAAAGGAATGGACAATGTACCGGGACCTTTTAGGCAAAAGACCGAAAATTAAGCAACTACACTTAGGGGGTGGTACACCTACTTTTTTTTCGGTAGAAAACCTGCAATTGCTTATCAACGGAATTTTTAGAATAGCAGACCGGGCCAACGATTATGAATTCAGTTTTGAGGGGCACCCGAATAGCACGACAAAAGAACAGTTACAAGCACTTTACGATCTAGGTTTCAGAAGGGTCAGCTATGGAGTTCAAGATTACAACTTAACCGTACAAATGGCCATTAATAGAATACAACCCTTCATTAATGTACGACAAGCAAGCCAATGGGCGCGGGAAATCGGATATACTTCTTTAGGTCATGATATAATATTCGGTCTTCCGCATCAAACCAAAGAACACGTTGAAGATACCATTTTGAAAACCCAAGATCTACAACCAGATAGAATCGCGTTCTATAGCTATGCCCATACCCCATGGTTAAAGGGCAACGGACAAAGGGGGTATAAAGAAAGTGATTTGCCTACCGGTGAAATAAAACGCCAACAATATGAATTGGGCAAAGCTATATTATTGAATAATGGATACTTTGAGATTGGTATGGACCACTTTTCGCTACCCACCGACAGCCTATATAAGGCACTCGAAAGCGGCAGTCTTCACCGCAATTTTATGGGCTACACTAATACCGCTACCCAATTGCTAATTGGTCTAGGTGCTTCTAGCATAGGCGATAGTTGGTTCGGATTTGCACAAAACGTTAAGGGTATCGATGAATACCAGCATCTGGTCGACAATGATATCATTCCCATTTTCAGGGGACATATTCTGACCGATGAAGATCAAATTATACGTAAACATATTCTCAATCTCATGTGCCGGTTCAAAACGTACTGGTCACCCACAGAAGATGAATTTTTCGCCAACCGTCTTAAAGATTTAAAAGAAATGGTATATGATGGTTTGGTCGAGGTTTTAGACCGACAACTTAGGGTAACAGAAAAAGGGAGACCCTTTGTACGCAATGTTTGTATGGCTTTTGACCTGCACTTGCAAAGGAAAGCACCTGAAACAAGATTATTCTCTATGACTGTTTAA
- a CDS encoding putative neuraminidase, producing the protein MGYLKSTLLLVLVSAGISAQQKNQKPNDVTGKFFIPPLEKVGEGALLTREFIYDLKDKPEASAHASTIVETPSGLVAAFFAGPHENHPDVGIRVSHYKDGNWTWPVEVANGFHNDTLRYATWNPVLFKTKTGPLYLFYKEGPNPRDWWGMMKTSTDDGYTWSSGEKIGKDEKVGHLLGPVKNKSFQLSDGSILHPSSSERIEGDETYWKIHLEKSDADMKNWEVIGPIHDGITFDAIQPSIMQMKDGKLMMLARTRQGVLGQSWSEDNGQTWSDVKGIDLPNPNSGTDAVTLKDGRQLLIYNHKVRTKENRGRDLLNLAISDNGIDWKPIMTIENETSVHGYAYPAIIQTANGMVHATYTYNRESVKHIIVDPKKLGK; encoded by the coding sequence ATGGGTTATTTAAAAAGTACACTTCTTCTAGTCTTAGTATCAGCGGGCATTTCAGCGCAGCAGAAAAATCAAAAACCAAATGATGTCACCGGTAAATTTTTCATTCCTCCTTTGGAAAAGGTAGGGGAGGGAGCACTGCTTACAAGGGAGTTTATTTATGATTTGAAAGATAAACCTGAGGCAAGTGCACATGCATCTACAATTGTGGAGACACCTTCCGGATTGGTCGCTGCATTTTTTGCGGGTCCACACGAAAATCACCCCGATGTGGGTATTCGAGTCTCTCATTATAAAGATGGTAACTGGACGTGGCCCGTTGAAGTGGCCAATGGCTTTCATAACGATACTCTTCGCTATGCAACTTGGAATCCGGTACTTTTTAAAACCAAGACCGGGCCGTTATATCTGTTTTATAAGGAAGGGCCCAACCCTAGAGATTGGTGGGGAATGATGAAAACTTCCACAGACGACGGTTATACCTGGTCTTCGGGCGAGAAGATTGGTAAAGATGAAAAAGTGGGGCATTTGCTAGGCCCTGTGAAGAACAAATCTTTTCAATTGTCCGATGGAAGTATTTTACATCCGTCGAGTAGCGAACGTATCGAGGGAGACGAGACCTACTGGAAAATCCATCTTGAAAAATCGGATGCGGATATGAAAAATTGGGAGGTTATCGGACCTATTCACGACGGAATTACTTTTGATGCCATTCAGCCCAGTATTATGCAGATGAAAGATGGTAAATTAATGATGCTTGCCCGTACTAGGCAAGGCGTTTTAGGGCAGTCTTGGTCAGAAGATAACGGACAGACTTGGAGTGATGTCAAGGGCATCGATTTGCCCAACCCCAATTCGGGTACCGATGCCGTAACCTTAAAAGATGGCAGACAACTTCTTATTTATAACCATAAGGTTCGAACCAAAGAAAATCGCGGTAGAGATTTATTGAATTTGGCGATTTCAGATAATGGTATCGATTGGAAGCCGATAATGACCATAGAAAATGAAACTTCGGTACATGGTTACGCTTACCCGGCAATCATTCAAACTGCTAATGGTATGGTTCATGCCACCTATACCTATAACAGAGAATCGGTAAAGCATATTATTGTAGACCCTAAAAAGTTGGGCAAGTAG
- a CDS encoding DoxX-like protein: MKNKVLTVLCILFGLMMINSGLNKFFNYMPMPEMSEEMMQIMGGFMTIKWIFPLVAIVEIIGGVLIAIPKKRALGAIVILPVMIGIFVHHLVHDMAGIAIAAILLAINIWAIIANWDKYRPIIEN; the protein is encoded by the coding sequence ATGAAAAACAAGGTTCTTACAGTTTTATGTATTCTATTCGGCTTAATGATGATTAATTCTGGTCTAAACAAATTCTTCAATTATATGCCAATGCCGGAAATGTCTGAAGAAATGATGCAAATAATGGGCGGATTTATGACCATAAAATGGATTTTTCCACTTGTGGCTATTGTAGAAATTATTGGTGGTGTTTTAATTGCAATTCCGAAAAAAAGAGCATTGGGTGCAATTGTAATTCTTCCAGTTATGATTGGGATTTTTGTGCATCATTTAGTGCACGATATGGCAGGTATTGCAATAGCTGCAATTTTATTAGCTATCAATATTTGGGCAATTATTGCCAATTGGGATAAATACAGACCAATTATAGAAAATTAG
- a CDS encoding HxlR family transcriptional regulator, with protein MKKKEHKECMSALLPVRDTLDVIGGKWKLLILISIWEGNKHFREIERSIPKLSTKVLSKELKDMEENQLITRTILNGFPVRTEYRPTEHSKTLEKVIFELYNWGVNHRKKIFGANSEIVSSNRT; from the coding sequence ATGAAAAAGAAAGAGCATAAAGAATGTATGTCTGCTTTGTTACCTGTACGAGATACGTTAGATGTTATTGGTGGTAAATGGAAACTTTTAATCTTAATTTCAATTTGGGAAGGAAATAAACACTTTAGGGAAATTGAACGAAGTATTCCAAAACTAAGTACTAAAGTACTGTCAAAGGAATTGAAAGATATGGAAGAAAATCAGTTAATTACCAGAACTATTTTAAACGGTTTTCCCGTAAGAACAGAATATAGGCCCACAGAGCACTCCAAAACATTGGAAAAAGTGATTTTTGAATTATATAATTGGGGTGTCAATCATAGAAAAAAAATCTTTGGGGCAAATTCCGAGATAGTAAGCTCTAATCGTACCTGA
- a CDS encoding SMI1/KNR4 family protein SUKH-1, with protein MDIKSIPYNNQLKKLQLTDIPFNAMTLAEIPEPFYTDYSHHKNEIARNHKSFDTQGFKSLLLEQLSKKLGENVVRLLFITPKETGLPYDAFAYLSNKEIVALHIDKNLNLDQWMSIVLERQYKNLERDKLKGLFESQPELNPNPQFMLTLGKGEFSKKMVNSGMLVDERPYENTGAYLHKRAPEQYNEAKIAKEKQHYIKKYIDTSGTSINTDQLSQLFNEFLTTKSLSPNPAQHNESVYSEFESLANYKFPEELKVLLNHHNGIENTGFLTAEQILTEWQNWKTIFDDPNWRLADLTGNNHPDGRKTIGMYTNPYWVPFLSTSGGNFIAIDYAPGSKGTSGQIIAFGADEIKIRFIAENMEDFLRQFINGDKVLNKGF; from the coding sequence ATGGATATAAAATCAATACCTTACAATAATCAATTAAAAAAACTACAGCTTACCGATATTCCGTTCAATGCAATGACATTGGCTGAAATTCCTGAACCTTTTTACACCGATTATTCACACCATAAAAATGAAATTGCTCGCAATCATAAATCATTCGATACCCAAGGGTTCAAATCTTTATTGTTAGAACAGTTGTCGAAAAAACTTGGTGAGAATGTGGTGCGGCTATTGTTCATTACCCCAAAAGAAACAGGGTTGCCCTACGATGCGTTTGCCTATTTATCGAATAAAGAAATTGTAGCCCTGCATATTGATAAAAATTTGAATTTAGACCAATGGATGAGCATTGTACTTGAAAGACAATATAAAAATCTTGAAAGGGATAAATTAAAGGGGCTGTTTGAAAGTCAACCAGAGTTAAATCCGAATCCACAATTTATGTTGACCTTAGGTAAAGGTGAATTTTCAAAAAAGATGGTGAATTCTGGAATGTTAGTAGATGAACGCCCGTATGAAAATACCGGAGCCTACTTGCACAAAAGGGCACCCGAACAATACAACGAGGCAAAGATTGCCAAAGAAAAACAGCACTACATTAAAAAATACATTGATACCAGTGGCACTAGCATTAACACCGACCAATTGTCACAATTGTTCAATGAATTTCTTACTACTAAAAGTTTAAGTCCGAACCCGGCACAGCACAACGAAAGCGTTTATAGTGAGTTTGAATCTTTGGCAAATTATAAATTTCCGGAGGAACTAAAAGTACTATTAAACCACCATAACGGTATTGAAAACACAGGCTTTCTAACCGCAGAACAAATACTAACCGAATGGCAGAATTGGAAAACCATTTTCGACGACCCCAATTGGAGGTTGGCCGATTTAACGGGTAACAACCACCCTGATGGCAGAAAAACCATAGGCATGTACACCAACCCTTATTGGGTGCCATTTTTGAGTACATCAGGCGGAAATTTCATTGCCATAGATTATGCCCCGGGCAGTAAGGGTACATCGGGCCAAATTATTGCATTTGGTGCCGATGAAATAAAAATTCGCTTTATCGCCGAAAACATGGAAGACTTCTTACGGCAATTTATAAATGGTGATAAAGTTTTAAATAAAGGATTTTAG
- a CDS encoding cell wall assembly regulator SMI1: MKIELEKLDSHLREKRPDYYSKLQKPLSEAQISALEAEFDMKLPNDVKELYLWKNGQASDCYVALVNNSLFEPLEQVLATNKEFTEMIGYDFTIENWWNKNWLPILGNGGGSYICYDLEGIFTGEKGQLVEYWNEYDDRPVIAPSLTDFIKKMNQYYDETPAEEFDEFFDLSDGISDWRKEFIVDQPIKK; encoded by the coding sequence ATGAAAATCGAATTAGAAAAACTTGATAGTCATTTGAGAGAAAAGCGTCCAGACTATTATAGTAAGCTCCAAAAGCCTTTATCTGAAGCGCAAATTTCAGCTTTAGAAGCTGAATTTGATATGAAGTTGCCCAATGATGTAAAAGAACTCTATTTATGGAAAAACGGGCAAGCATCTGACTGCTACGTAGCCTTGGTGAATAATTCATTATTCGAGCCATTAGAACAAGTCTTAGCAACAAATAAAGAATTTACCGAGATGATAGGCTATGATTTTACTATTGAAAATTGGTGGAACAAAAACTGGCTACCCATTTTAGGTAACGGTGGCGGCAGTTATATCTGCTATGATCTAGAAGGTATATTTACTGGAGAAAAAGGACAATTGGTAGAATATTGGAATGAATATGATGACAGGCCCGTAATCGCGCCAAGTCTTACGGATTTTATAAAAAAGATGAATCAATATTATGACGAAACACCTGCCGAAGAATTTGATGAGTTTTTTGATCTTAGTGATGGCATCTCTGATTGGAGAAAGGAATTTATTGTAGACCAACCCATAAAAAAATAG
- a CDS encoding CubicO group peptidase (beta-lactamase class C family) — MRTLMNKITTLPFSILLIILVLGCNSKNKKSVESTQNAASQNVLSPVIDSIHSEIHNGDYGLIDRFMVIQNEAVLADFKYEQDYETIVQEYDTTHHQYNFNSVKWHPYYKETELHTLQSVTKSITAILFGIALDFNTDYAVTDKAMPLLTNEEDTIQDKRKEKITIEDLLTMRSGLKWNEETDHNDTTNDCFRLEASDNWIDYVLSRPMDTLPGSKFVYNGGGTVLLGKIIRTITGKRIDKWAEEKLFGPLGITEYYWKETPDGEIDTEGGLYLKAEDLAKIGSLLLNKGKWNNTQIVSENWFTTSTSPIVKDVKPHWGNKTGYGYQWWIPEYNDDGKPNIYAGNGYGGQYLMMSPKYNLIVVFNGWNINDQPEKSTWRVLQDRILPVLENK; from the coding sequence ATGCGTACTTTAATGAATAAGATTACAACACTGCCCTTTTCAATTTTGCTCATCATATTGGTTTTAGGTTGTAACTCAAAAAACAAAAAATCTGTTGAAAGCACTCAAAACGCTGCTTCTCAAAATGTACTTTCCCCAGTAATCGATTCTATTCATTCAGAGATACATAATGGAGATTACGGATTGATCGACCGTTTTATGGTCATACAAAATGAAGCGGTTTTGGCCGATTTTAAGTATGAGCAAGATTATGAAACCATTGTTCAAGAATATGATACCACCCATCATCAATACAATTTCAATAGCGTAAAGTGGCACCCCTATTACAAAGAAACCGAATTGCACACGCTACAGTCCGTCACTAAAAGCATTACGGCTATCCTATTTGGCATTGCATTAGATTTTAATACCGATTATGCCGTTACAGATAAAGCAATGCCACTCTTAACTAATGAAGAGGATACTATTCAAGATAAACGAAAAGAAAAAATAACTATTGAAGATTTATTGACCATGCGGAGTGGTTTAAAGTGGAATGAGGAAACCGACCACAACGACACTACAAATGACTGTTTTAGACTAGAAGCTAGTGATAACTGGATAGATTATGTTTTAAGCAGGCCTATGGATACATTACCAGGTTCAAAATTTGTATATAACGGTGGTGGCACTGTTCTTTTAGGAAAAATAATTAGAACTATTACCGGTAAACGAATTGACAAATGGGCTGAAGAAAAATTATTTGGGCCACTTGGCATTACCGAATACTATTGGAAAGAAACACCCGATGGAGAAATCGATACGGAGGGCGGGCTATATCTCAAGGCAGAAGACCTCGCCAAAATAGGGTCGTTATTGTTAAATAAAGGGAAATGGAACAATACACAAATTGTTTCTGAAAATTGGTTCACAACATCCACGAGCCCTATAGTAAAAGACGTAAAGCCTCATTGGGGCAATAAGACAGGGTATGGCTATCAATGGTGGATTCCCGAATACAACGATGATGGCAAACCCAATATTTACGCAGGCAACGGTTATGGTGGGCAGTATTTGATGATGAGTCCGAAATACAATTTAATAGTCGTCTTTAATGGTTGGAATATTAATGATCAGCCCGAAAAGTCAACTTGGCGGGTTTTGCAAGACCGAATACTACCGGTACTTGAGAATAAATAA
- a CDS encoding glycosyl hydrolase family 43, whose translation MMIAINCKQLLFTACLALTTTVGLSQNPLNFGEGMLSADPSAHVWEDGRLYVYASHDEPCQEDFWMKDWRVFSTDDLVNWTDHGAIMNVSDISWADNYAWAPDAAYKDGKYYFCFPAGTGFKDRVNPENSTKWMGIGIGVSDSPTGPFEDHIGAPLWTEPYANDPCLFIDDDGTPYLYVHAMGADYKVIELTDDMKAVKGDFEKMDMGGYEPKMEGPFVFKRNEKYYYTIAENNRDLSYYMSDSPKGPWTYKGIFMKQEHDSNNHASMVEYKGQWMLFYHKWYENNSGCEDQKLERKINAEYLYFNKNGTIKPLKRTEKGLTAKYKK comes from the coding sequence ATGATGATCGCTATTAATTGTAAACAATTGCTTTTTACGGCCTGCTTGGCATTGACCACAACTGTAGGGTTGTCACAAAACCCATTAAATTTTGGAGAAGGAATGCTTTCGGCCGACCCCTCTGCCCATGTGTGGGAAGACGGTAGGTTGTACGTATATGCATCACATGATGAGCCTTGCCAAGAAGATTTTTGGATGAAAGATTGGCGTGTATTCTCTACCGACGATTTGGTGAATTGGACGGATCATGGCGCCATTATGAACGTAAGTGATATTTCATGGGCCGATAATTATGCCTGGGCACCAGATGCCGCGTACAAAGACGGTAAGTATTACTTCTGTTTTCCGGCTGGTACGGGGTTTAAAGACCGTGTAAACCCCGAGAATAGCACTAAGTGGATGGGCATAGGAATTGGAGTTAGCGATTCCCCTACGGGTCCGTTTGAAGACCATATAGGCGCACCATTATGGACAGAGCCTTATGCCAATGATCCTTGTCTATTTATCGATGATGACGGCACACCTTACTTGTATGTACATGCCATGGGAGCAGATTACAAGGTGATTGAGCTTACCGACGACATGAAGGCGGTAAAAGGAGATTTTGAAAAAATGGATATGGGCGGATATGAGCCAAAAATGGAAGGTCCGTTTGTTTTCAAGAGAAACGAAAAATACTATTATACCATTGCCGAGAACAATAGAGATTTATCGTATTACATGTCAGATAGCCCAAAAGGACCATGGACGTATAAAGGTATTTTTATGAAGCAAGAGCATGACAGTAACAACCATGCCTCTATGGTAGAATACAAAGGACAATGGATGCTCTTCTATCACAAATGGTATGAGAACAACAGCGGTTGTGAAGACCAAAAATTAGAACGAAAAATAAATGCCGAATACCTGTACTTTAATAAAAACGGCACTATTAAACCTCTAAAAAGAACGGAAAAAGGGCTTACGGCCAAGTATAAAAAATAG
- a CDS encoding inosine-uridine preferring nucleoside hydrolase, whose amino-acid sequence MTTIKAITNNWALLCFSILFISFTPCKIAAQTFDVIIDTDLGGDPDDIQSLFRAVHYSDVLKIKGIVSTPNTDIEHHPWDTLQHTTLIKDWIKRIDVDHLRANGYNHLMTESELLSLVKSGSNEPGNPSTAKSSEGSQWIVEVAKNYTKENPLYILVWGSMTTMAQALFDAPDIAGNIRMYYISSSNTLHDPASRDFVFEFMQNEYPELWWIENGILPKGTHETFRGVYQSGIQDGEWGYTRFTAANIRNHGSTHNGLFKEKCGDVFPLANYPKHSLKEGDSPSILYLIAPVIGQLGNVNDPTQENWGGQFRHFNKDRYPNYYVDLDKSPEECQYTIGKWRYDVMNDWKLRWDRYDTN is encoded by the coding sequence ATGACCACTATCAAGGCTATAACAAACAATTGGGCGTTACTATGTTTTAGTATCCTTTTTATCTCATTTACTCCTTGTAAAATCGCAGCACAAACTTTTGATGTTATTATCGATACCGACCTTGGTGGTGACCCAGACGATATTCAGTCCTTATTTAGGGCGGTACATTATAGCGATGTTCTTAAAATAAAAGGTATCGTTTCTACCCCAAATACCGATATTGAGCATCACCCTTGGGATACCCTTCAGCATACGACCCTAATTAAAGATTGGATAAAACGAATAGATGTTGACCACCTTCGGGCAAACGGCTACAACCATTTAATGACCGAAAGCGAGTTGCTTTCGCTCGTAAAATCGGGGTCTAACGAACCGGGGAATCCGTCAACAGCAAAAAGCAGTGAAGGCTCACAATGGATTGTTGAGGTTGCCAAGAACTACACCAAAGAAAACCCATTGTATATATTGGTTTGGGGCAGTATGACCACGATGGCCCAAGCCCTATTTGACGCACCCGATATTGCCGGCAACATTAGAATGTATTATATAAGTTCATCGAATACCTTGCATGACCCTGCAAGTAGAGATTTTGTATTTGAATTTATGCAAAATGAATATCCCGAACTGTGGTGGATAGAGAATGGAATACTTCCCAAGGGTACCCATGAAACCTTTCGTGGGGTCTATCAATCGGGTATACAAGACGGGGAATGGGGTTATACGAGGTTTACGGCGGCCAATATCCGTAATCACGGCTCTACTCATAACGGGTTGTTTAAAGAGAAGTGCGGTGATGTATTTCCGTTGGCCAACTATCCGAAGCATAGCCTAAAAGAAGGTGATAGTCCTTCTATCTTGTATCTCATAGCTCCCGTAATAGGGCAGCTAGGTAATGTGAACGACCCAACACAAGAAAACTGGGGCGGGCAATTTAGACATTTCAATAAAGACCGCTATCCAAACTATTATGTTGATTTAGACAAATCACCCGAAGAATGCCAGTACACCATTGGAAAATGGCGGTATGACGTGATGAATGATTGGAAACTAAGGTGGGACCGTTACGACACCAATTAA